The Christiangramia flava JLT2011 genome has a segment encoding these proteins:
- a CDS encoding MarC family NAAT transporter encodes MEIFIYVFAALFSVINPLGTVPVFVGLTQEDSKKERQKTALLTAVNIFTILLISFFSGKYILNFFGISLNSLRIAGGLIIASSGFALLTGTFSKHKGMDKPKVKEDVHQREGVSLTPLAIPMLAGPGSISFLIGLYQEQVNWSDKMVAVSAIFAVCLATFLVLRSSHYIAGMLGASGINAISRIIGFIVIAIGVEYVSVSVINLAENLLK; translated from the coding sequence ATGGAAATTTTCATCTACGTTTTTGCAGCTTTATTTTCGGTTATTAATCCGCTGGGAACGGTACCGGTCTTCGTGGGACTGACGCAGGAGGATTCTAAAAAGGAACGACAGAAAACAGCGCTGCTCACCGCAGTCAATATTTTCACAATTCTACTCATCAGTTTCTTCAGCGGAAAGTATATTTTGAACTTTTTCGGCATTAGCCTGAATTCGCTGAGAATTGCCGGCGGGCTTATCATTGCATCCTCAGGTTTCGCGCTCCTTACGGGAACGTTCTCCAAACATAAGGGAATGGACAAACCCAAGGTGAAGGAAGATGTACACCAGCGAGAAGGCGTGTCGCTTACACCACTGGCGATCCCGATGCTGGCTGGCCCGGGCTCTATTTCATTTTTGATAGGATTATACCAGGAGCAGGTAAACTGGAGTGATAAGATGGTGGCAGTTTCGGCAATTTTCGCGGTCTGTCTGGCTACTTTCCTGGTGCTAAGAAGTTCGCATTATATTGCAGGAATGCTGGGTGCTTCAGGCATCAATGCCATCTCCCGAATCATCGGTTTCATTGTGATCGCGATCGGGGTGGAATATGTTTCGGTTTCCGTGATCAACCTGGCCGAAAACCTGTTGAAGTAA
- a CDS encoding YkvA family protein, producing MFGLKKKMNDLVTAAEEKEEIVNKEYVKTEVAKIDDDDVKLTMDSQEEISETILNSNVLKKYSELGKVLFGMMKDYRKGVYNKVPWFTIATIAFSFLYILNPFDIIPDFIPGLGYIDDFAIFTFGIRFIQTDIHNYLDWKIENGDTIENL from the coding sequence ATGTTTGGACTGAAGAAAAAAATGAATGACCTCGTCACCGCTGCAGAGGAAAAAGAAGAAATCGTAAACAAGGAATATGTTAAAACTGAAGTCGCCAAGATCGATGACGACGATGTGAAGCTTACGATGGACAGCCAGGAAGAAATTTCTGAAACGATCCTTAATTCCAACGTTCTCAAAAAATATTCAGAATTGGGAAAAGTCTTATTCGGCATGATGAAAGATTACCGCAAAGGCGTATACAACAAGGTGCCATGGTTCACGATCGCCACGATCGCGTTTTCCTTTTTATATATTCTGAACCCTTTCGACATCATCCCTGATTTTATTCCAGGTCTGGGTTATATTGATGATTTTGCCATTTTCACCTTCGGAATCCGGTTTATCCAGACAGATATTCATAATTACCTGGACTGGAAGATCGAAAACGGCGACACGATCGAAAACTTATAA
- the rluF gene encoding 23S rRNA pseudouridine(2604) synthase RluF: MSEKIRINKFLSQLGYCSRRAADKLIDQGRIKVNGQLPEMGLKVNKEDHIEVDGKTVSKAELKEENVYIAFNKPVGIVCTTDTRVEKDNIIDYINYPKRIFPIGRLDKPSEGLIFLTNDGDIVNKILRARNNHEKEYIVSVNKPITRNFIKKMASGVPILDTVTRKCEVEQVGQHTFRIVLTQGLNRQIRRMCEYLGYEVTALKRIRIMNIGLDIPVGEYRDITEQELKVLNSLLEDSSKTEEASK; the protein is encoded by the coding sequence ATGTCTGAAAAAATTCGCATTAATAAGTTTTTGAGTCAGTTGGGATATTGTTCCAGAAGAGCTGCAGATAAACTGATCGACCAGGGAAGGATCAAGGTAAACGGGCAGTTGCCGGAAATGGGCCTAAAGGTCAATAAAGAAGACCATATCGAAGTGGACGGCAAAACGGTTTCCAAAGCCGAATTGAAAGAAGAAAATGTATACATCGCCTTCAATAAACCGGTAGGAATCGTATGCACGACTGATACGCGAGTGGAAAAAGACAATATTATTGATTACATCAATTATCCAAAACGGATTTTTCCCATTGGCCGACTGGATAAACCGAGTGAGGGACTTATCTTCCTTACCAACGATGGTGATATCGTGAATAAAATCCTTCGTGCCCGAAACAACCACGAAAAGGAATACATCGTTTCCGTCAACAAACCAATCACCAGAAATTTTATCAAAAAAATGGCTTCCGGAGTTCCAATACTGGATACCGTTACGCGCAAATGTGAAGTGGAACAGGTGGGCCAACATACTTTCAGAATTGTGTTGACCCAGGGACTCAACCGGCAAATACGCAGGATGTGCGAATACCTTGGCTATGAGGTAACCGCCCTGAAAAGAATTCGTATCATGAACATTGGCCTGGATATCCCGGTTGGTGAATATCGTGATATTACTGAGCAGGAATTGAAAGTCCTGAATTCGCTGCTGGAAGATTCTTCAAAAACTGAAGAGGCTTCGAAATAG
- a CDS encoding RNA polymerase sigma factor, with amino-acid sequence MKVIQLFKNEHALINKAAAGSREAQHRLYELHAPKMLSVCRQYIKDLQHAEEAMLNGFFKVFTHLSDFKNEGSFEGWVRRIMIRESISFLRQHKKLEFQEDQFNPKEEFENNINSEMAVNDIQKLIDSLPEGYRMVFVLYAIEGYKHAEISNMLDITEGTSKSQLFKARKMLQEKLKNANSTVYGTN; translated from the coding sequence GTGAAAGTCATCCAACTTTTTAAGAACGAACATGCTTTGATTAACAAAGCAGCTGCCGGAAGCCGGGAGGCGCAGCATCGTCTCTATGAGTTACATGCACCAAAAATGCTGAGCGTTTGCCGGCAGTATATCAAAGACCTTCAGCATGCGGAAGAAGCGATGTTAAACGGATTTTTTAAAGTTTTCACTCATCTGAGCGATTTTAAAAATGAAGGTAGTTTTGAAGGCTGGGTTCGGCGCATCATGATCAGGGAATCGATCTCGTTTTTGAGACAGCACAAAAAACTGGAATTCCAGGAAGATCAGTTTAATCCGAAAGAAGAATTTGAGAATAATATCAATTCTGAAATGGCGGTCAATGATATTCAGAAATTGATAGATAGTCTTCCGGAAGGTTACCGAATGGTTTTCGTACTGTATGCGATTGAAGGTTACAAGCATGCTGAAATTTCGAATATGCTTGATATTACTGAAGGGACCTCAAAATCCCAATTATTTAAAGCACGAAAAATGCTTCAGGAAAAATTAAAGAACGCAAATTCAACGGTCTATGGCACCAATTAA
- a CDS encoding AI-2E family transporter — MDRLKPSLVRQLFVLLLILFLSVLIFREIIPYLSGVLGAVTLYVLMKKWMKRLVERGWKPPIAAALLMTGSFVGILIPVTLITIMLTAKIGKAVNNSEKVIRAVKDQINLVEHDLGYSVSSNIDTTSITSWISSNLQNLAGGTFNAFIAIGIMYFMLYYMLINRQSMRESLIEYIPLGKDNLRIIGEESNALVKSNALGIPLVAFVQGVIALVGFLIFGVPDPFFWFVITAIGSMIPFIGTAIGILPAVILLYAQGSNWQAIALLIYGFVVVGSSDNIIRLYVLEKLASVHPLITLFGVIVGVPLFGFIGLIFGPLLVSLFLLILKIYKKEYGNAHHRL; from the coding sequence ATGGACAGACTAAAACCGTCTTTAGTAAGGCAATTATTCGTGCTCTTACTGATCTTATTTTTATCGGTTTTAATTTTCCGGGAAATCATCCCGTACCTCTCCGGAGTACTGGGAGCGGTCACTTTATACGTCCTGATGAAAAAATGGATGAAAAGGCTGGTGGAACGTGGATGGAAACCTCCAATTGCCGCCGCCCTGTTGATGACCGGTTCTTTCGTGGGAATTTTGATACCCGTCACCCTCATTACCATCATGTTAACGGCTAAAATTGGGAAAGCGGTCAATAATTCAGAAAAAGTGATTCGGGCGGTAAAAGACCAGATCAACCTCGTGGAGCATGATCTTGGATACAGCGTAAGTTCCAATATAGACACTACTTCGATCACCAGCTGGATATCTTCCAATCTTCAAAATCTTGCTGGCGGTACTTTCAATGCATTTATTGCGATCGGGATCATGTATTTCATGTTGTATTATATGCTCATCAACCGCCAGTCCATGCGCGAATCCCTGATCGAATACATTCCTTTAGGCAAAGATAACCTGCGGATAATAGGTGAAGAAAGCAACGCGCTGGTTAAATCCAATGCGCTGGGTATTCCACTGGTGGCCTTCGTACAGGGAGTGATTGCCCTGGTAGGCTTCCTGATCTTCGGTGTTCCAGATCCATTTTTTTGGTTCGTGATCACGGCCATAGGTTCGATGATCCCGTTCATTGGGACCGCGATTGGTATCCTGCCCGCAGTAATCCTGCTCTATGCCCAGGGCAGTAACTGGCAGGCGATTGCCTTACTCATCTATGGCTTTGTGGTGGTAGGCTCCAGCGACAATATCATCAGGCTGTATGTGCTGGAAAAACTCGCCAGCGTGCATCCGCTCATCACTTTATTTGGTGTGATTGTGGGAGTACCATTATTTGGATTTATAGGATTGATTTTTGGGCCACTGCTCGTTTCTCTCTTCCTGTTAATTCTGAAGATTTATAAGAAAGAATACGGAAACGCCCACCATCGTTTATAA
- a CDS encoding VOC family protein, translated as MKIQPFHLAIPVSDLETCRKFYKETLGCGEGRSSDHWVDFNFFGHQLVIHYQAPEETKASTSNPVDGKEVPVPHFGVVLQWDVFHEFAKLLKSKNIEFVIEPYIRFEGKPGEQATMFFRDPCGNALEFKAFKNIDQLFAT; from the coding sequence ATGAAAATTCAGCCATTTCACCTGGCGATCCCGGTATCAGACCTGGAGACCTGCAGGAAATTCTATAAAGAAACCTTAGGCTGTGGCGAAGGGCGCAGCAGCGATCATTGGGTAGACTTCAATTTCTTTGGGCATCAGCTGGTGATCCATTACCAGGCGCCGGAAGAAACCAAAGCTTCCACCTCGAATCCTGTTGACGGAAAAGAAGTTCCGGTTCCTCATTTCGGCGTGGTGCTACAATGGGACGTCTTTCACGAATTTGCTAAATTACTGAAGAGCAAGAATATCGAGTTTGTGATCGAGCCCTATATCCGCTTTGAAGGAAAACCCGGGGAACAGGCAACCATGTTCTTTCGTGATCCCTGCGGAAATGCACTTGAATTCAAAGCTTTTAAAAATATCGACCAGCTTTTCGCAACCTGA
- a CDS encoding bifunctional 5,10-methylenetetrahydrofolate dehydrogenase/5,10-methenyltetrahydrofolate cyclohydrolase produces the protein MTILDGKKVSNDIKNEIAAEVTKIKKRGEKVPHLAAIIVGKDGASLTYVNSKVKACERVGFESSLYRLPHTVSELELLDKIEELNQNKDIDGFIVQLPLPPQIDTQKVLNAVDPDKDVDGFHPTNFGKMALDMTTFIPATPFGILELLERYDIPTKGKHTVVIGRSYIVGRPMSILMGRSGFPGNSTVTLTHEFTKNITQVTSQADIIIIAVGIPDFLKAEMIKDDAVIIDVGITRVPDENAERGYVIKGDVDFENVSKRAAYITPVPGGVGPMTVSMLLKNTLLARERHKKRQKDAE, from the coding sequence ATGACAATTCTCGACGGTAAAAAGGTCAGCAACGATATCAAGAATGAAATCGCTGCTGAGGTTACCAAAATCAAGAAAAGAGGAGAGAAAGTGCCTCATCTTGCTGCGATCATCGTTGGAAAGGATGGTGCCAGTCTTACCTATGTAAATTCCAAGGTTAAAGCCTGCGAACGGGTGGGGTTTGAATCCTCCCTGTACCGACTCCCGCATACGGTTAGCGAGTTGGAACTGCTAGATAAAATTGAAGAGCTGAACCAGAATAAGGATATTGATGGTTTTATTGTTCAATTGCCGCTGCCTCCACAAATCGATACACAGAAAGTATTGAACGCTGTAGATCCCGATAAGGATGTGGACGGTTTTCACCCTACTAACTTCGGAAAGATGGCCCTGGATATGACCACTTTTATTCCAGCTACACCATTCGGAATCCTGGAATTGCTGGAGCGTTATGATATCCCGACGAAAGGAAAGCATACCGTAGTTATTGGGAGGAGCTATATAGTTGGCCGCCCCATGAGTATCCTGATGGGCCGAAGCGGATTTCCAGGAAATTCCACGGTGACCTTAACTCATGAATTTACCAAAAATATTACCCAGGTAACATCCCAGGCTGATATTATCATTATTGCAGTGGGAATCCCAGATTTTCTGAAAGCCGAAATGATCAAGGATGATGCGGTGATCATCGATGTGGGAATTACCCGTGTGCCCGATGAGAATGCTGAAAGAGGTTATGTGATCAAAGGCGATGTGGATTTCGAAAATGTGAGCAAACGAGCTGCTTATATAACTCCCGTTCCGGGAGGTGTAGGACCAATGACGGTTTCCATGCTTCTGAAGAATACGCTGCTTGCCAGGGAAAGACATAAAAAGCGCCAGAAAGACGCGGAATAA
- the dnaG gene encoding DNA primase, giving the protein MISKTTIDTVFETARVEEVIGDFVQLKKSGSNLKGLSPFTDERTPSFMVSPVKQIWKDFSSGKGGNVVAFLMEHEHFNYPEAIRYLAKKYGIEIEETEQTDEQKEQANERESMYLVSEYANKFFQQQMHETDEGLAIGLSYFKERGFTAETIKKFQLGYSPDEWEALTRAALEEGYQLEYLEKTGLTIVKEERKFDRFKGRVMFPIHSMSGRVLGFGGRILNNTKKAAKYLNSPESDIYHKSKVLYGIYYAKQEIAKEDNCYLVEGYTDVIQFHQSGIENTVSSSGTALTPEQIRLINRLTKNITVLFDGDAAGTRASLRGIDLILEQGMNVKVCTFPDGEDPDSFAKSNSDEELKEYLEENSRDFISYKASLLVEEAKNDPVKKADLIRDMVNSISKIPDSIQREVYLQECSRIMDISENVLYATLAQLQKADGKKVDHQPRQQNMEVVREEQVPKVKVDRLYILEKTIIKILMLYGSMEEDFEDLLLKQNEETGDLVLEPETHHAKVFEKIFLDLQEDEIALSNDEFRELYQLLIDRLNKGEEVAVETLVNEIEPDKAAKITDILMEEEQYELHNWQKHDILVKLKEHSVSQWVNQTILNLRRHLIDLKIGQLLEEIKTVETEEESTDIKNEVMGFNNLKMLLSERLGRVT; this is encoded by the coding sequence TTGATCTCAAAAACCACCATCGATACCGTATTTGAAACCGCCCGTGTGGAAGAGGTGATCGGGGATTTTGTACAGCTGAAAAAATCGGGGAGCAACCTGAAAGGACTGAGCCCCTTTACTGATGAGCGTACACCGAGTTTTATGGTGTCACCGGTCAAGCAGATCTGGAAGGATTTCAGTAGTGGGAAAGGCGGAAATGTCGTGGCTTTTTTGATGGAACACGAACATTTCAATTACCCGGAGGCCATTCGGTACCTCGCCAAAAAATACGGGATCGAGATCGAGGAAACCGAGCAGACCGATGAGCAGAAGGAGCAGGCGAATGAGCGGGAAAGCATGTACCTGGTTTCAGAATATGCCAACAAGTTCTTTCAGCAGCAAATGCATGAGACCGATGAAGGCCTGGCGATTGGTTTGAGCTATTTTAAAGAAAGAGGTTTTACGGCCGAAACTATTAAAAAATTCCAGCTGGGATATTCGCCAGATGAGTGGGAGGCTTTGACCAGGGCAGCTTTAGAGGAAGGTTACCAGTTGGAATACCTCGAAAAAACAGGGCTCACCATTGTAAAAGAGGAACGTAAATTTGACCGATTTAAAGGTCGGGTGATGTTCCCAATCCATTCCATGTCTGGTCGCGTTCTGGGTTTTGGAGGTCGTATCCTGAATAATACGAAGAAAGCAGCCAAATATTTAAACAGTCCGGAAAGTGATATTTACCATAAAAGCAAAGTTCTTTACGGGATTTATTACGCCAAGCAGGAAATAGCCAAAGAGGATAATTGTTACCTGGTAGAAGGTTACACCGATGTGATCCAGTTTCACCAGAGTGGAATAGAAAATACGGTTTCTTCTTCCGGAACCGCCTTAACCCCGGAACAGATCCGACTAATCAACAGGCTCACGAAAAATATCACGGTGCTCTTCGATGGCGATGCGGCCGGAACGAGAGCTTCGCTCCGCGGGATCGACCTTATCCTGGAACAGGGGATGAACGTGAAGGTTTGTACGTTTCCCGATGGCGAAGACCCGGATAGTTTTGCTAAATCCAATAGTGATGAGGAGCTAAAGGAATACCTGGAAGAGAACTCCCGGGATTTTATTAGCTACAAAGCTTCATTACTGGTTGAGGAAGCTAAAAATGATCCTGTAAAGAAGGCTGATCTTATTCGGGATATGGTCAACAGCATTTCGAAAATTCCAGATTCCATTCAGCGCGAAGTATATCTGCAGGAGTGTTCGAGAATCATGGATATTTCTGAAAATGTGCTGTATGCGACCCTGGCCCAGCTTCAAAAGGCAGATGGAAAAAAGGTCGATCACCAGCCACGACAGCAAAATATGGAGGTTGTTCGCGAAGAGCAGGTCCCAAAAGTGAAAGTGGATCGCCTGTACATCCTGGAAAAGACCATCATTAAAATTCTAATGCTTTACGGTAGCATGGAGGAAGATTTTGAAGATCTGCTGCTGAAACAAAATGAAGAAACCGGGGATCTTGTCCTGGAACCGGAAACACATCATGCCAAGGTTTTTGAAAAGATTTTTCTGGATCTTCAGGAAGATGAAATTGCACTTTCCAATGATGAGTTCCGTGAATTGTACCAGTTACTTATCGACCGTTTGAATAAAGGGGAAGAAGTTGCTGTGGAAACGCTTGTGAACGAGATCGAACCAGATAAAGCGGCAAAAATCACCGATATCCTGATGGAGGAGGAGCAGTATGAGCTGCATAACTGGCAAAAGCATGATATTCTTGTGAAGCTGAAGGAACACAGCGTTAGCCAGTGGGTGAATCAAACTATATTAAACCTGCGCCGTCACTTGATTGATCTCAAGATAGGGCAGCTGCTGGAGGAAATAAAAACGGTTGAAACCGAGGAGGAATCAACTGATATTAAAAATGAAGTAATGGGTTTTAATAACCTTAAAATGCTTCTTTCTGAAAGGTTAGGAAGGGTTACGTAA
- the argS gene encoding arginine--tRNA ligase, translating into MKIEAILATKVQEAVQKHYEVTPENIEFQPTRKDFEGDITLVVFPMLKQVKTNPAQLAENIGNYLANEVEEVAGFNVVKGFLNIVINDQFYANFFNDVRAREDYGILLPQSDASGIMVEYSSPNTNKPLHLGHIRNNLLGFSVSEILKAAGNEVYKVQVINDRGIHICKSMVAWKKFGNGETPESTGLKGDKLVGNYYVKFDQEYKKEIAQLQEEGKSEDEAKAEAPIFVEAKNMLLKWEANDPEIVKLWEMMNSWVYAGFDKTYQALGVDFDKNYYESKTYLLGKDEVLKGLEEGVFYQKPDGSVWIDLSDEGLDEKIVLRSDGTAVYMTQDIGTAIQRFADFNINQMVYTVGNEQDYHFKVLFLILKKLGYDWAESLYHLSYGMVDLPSGKMKSREGTVVDADDLIAEMTETARTISEELGKLDDYNEAEKEELYRMIGLGALKYYILKVDPKKRILFNPEESVDFQGNTGPFIQYTYARIQSILRKADFDYSGDLSKDFQFHEKEKELLKQLQLYPETIALAAENHSPALLANYVYELVKTFNSFYQNVPILGTEVEEDKIFRVQLSNLVAYVIRSGFRLLGIDVPERM; encoded by the coding sequence ATGAAGATTGAAGCGATTCTGGCGACCAAAGTACAGGAAGCTGTTCAGAAACATTACGAGGTAACACCTGAAAACATCGAATTTCAGCCAACCCGTAAAGATTTTGAGGGTGATATTACACTGGTAGTTTTTCCCATGCTGAAGCAGGTAAAGACCAACCCGGCTCAACTGGCCGAAAATATCGGGAATTACCTGGCGAACGAAGTGGAAGAGGTAGCCGGTTTCAATGTGGTGAAAGGCTTTCTCAATATCGTGATTAACGACCAGTTCTACGCAAACTTTTTCAATGATGTAAGAGCCCGCGAAGATTATGGGATTCTCCTGCCACAAAGCGATGCCAGCGGGATCATGGTCGAGTATTCTTCACCGAACACCAATAAACCTTTGCATCTTGGGCACATCAGGAATAACCTGTTGGGATTTTCGGTTTCTGAAATTCTGAAAGCCGCCGGTAACGAGGTGTATAAAGTGCAGGTGATCAATGACCGCGGGATTCATATTTGTAAGTCGATGGTAGCCTGGAAAAAATTCGGAAACGGAGAAACTCCAGAGTCTACCGGGTTAAAAGGCGACAAGCTGGTTGGGAATTATTACGTGAAATTTGACCAGGAATACAAAAAGGAAATCGCGCAGTTACAGGAAGAAGGTAAAAGTGAAGATGAAGCAAAGGCCGAAGCGCCGATCTTTGTCGAGGCAAAAAATATGCTGCTGAAGTGGGAAGCCAATGATCCCGAAATCGTAAAGCTTTGGGAAATGATGAACAGCTGGGTGTACGCTGGTTTCGATAAGACTTACCAGGCTCTGGGTGTTGATTTTGATAAGAATTACTACGAAAGTAAGACCTATTTGCTTGGCAAGGATGAGGTTTTAAAGGGATTGGAAGAGGGTGTTTTTTATCAGAAGCCAGACGGTAGTGTGTGGATCGATCTAAGTGATGAAGGGCTGGATGAAAAGATCGTTTTGCGAAGTGACGGAACTGCGGTCTATATGACTCAGGATATCGGGACTGCGATCCAGCGTTTTGCGGATTTCAATATCAACCAGATGGTCTATACCGTAGGAAATGAACAGGATTACCATTTTAAAGTCTTGTTTCTCATCCTCAAAAAACTGGGTTACGACTGGGCTGAGTCCCTGTATCACCTGAGCTATGGCATGGTTGATCTTCCTTCCGGAAAAATGAAGAGCAGGGAAGGAACGGTCGTCGACGCTGATGATCTGATCGCGGAAATGACCGAAACCGCCAGAACGATTTCCGAAGAACTTGGAAAACTGGACGATTATAACGAAGCGGAAAAAGAAGAACTGTACCGAATGATCGGGCTGGGAGCCTTGAAATATTATATCCTGAAGGTGGATCCTAAAAAGCGCATTCTTTTCAATCCGGAAGAGTCGGTAGATTTTCAGGGGAATACCGGGCCGTTTATCCAGTATACCTATGCGAGAATCCAGTCGATCTTAAGAAAGGCTGATTTTGATTATTCCGGCGATCTTTCCAAAGATTTCCAGTTCCACGAAAAAGAAAAAGAATTGCTGAAACAGTTGCAGTTGTATCCGGAAACGATAGCCCTGGCGGCTGAAAATCACTCGCCGGCGCTCCTGGCAAATTATGTATATGAGCTGGTAAAAACCTTCAATTCTTTTTATCAGAATGTGCCAATTCTGGGAACGGAAGTGGAGGAGGATAAGATCTTCCGGGTGCAGCTTTCCAATCTGGTTGCGTATGTGATCAGATCTGGATTCAGGTTACTGGGAATTGATGTTCCGGAGAGAATGTAA
- the ffh gene encoding signal recognition particle protein yields the protein MFDNLSDKLDSAFHVLKGHGQITEINVAESLKEVRRALVDADVNYKIAKEFTSTVKEKALGQDVLKTLKPGQLMIKLVKDELTELMGGEAAGINLSGEPSVILMSGLQGSGKTTFSGKLANYLKRKKTKKPLLVACDVYRPAAINQLHVVGEQVGVEVFSDEGNQDPVAISEAAIKYAKENGHNVVIIDTAGRLAVDEAMMTEISNIKRAINPQETLFVVDSMTGQDAVNTAKTFNERLNFDGVILTKLDGDTRGGAAISIKSVVNKPIKFIGTGEKMDAMDVFYPSRMADRILGMGDVVSLVERAQEQYDEEEARKLQKKIAKNKFGFDDFLNQLQQIKKMGSMKDLLGMIPGAGKMLKDVDIDDDAFKGIEAIIHSMTPAERSEPKIINSTRKKRIAKGSGTSVQEVNQLLKQFNQMGKMMKMMQGGGGRKMMQMMKGMK from the coding sequence ATGTTTGATAATTTAAGCGATAAGTTAGATAGTGCCTTTCACGTTCTTAAAGGACATGGCCAGATTACCGAAATAAACGTTGCGGAAAGCCTGAAAGAGGTGAGACGTGCGCTGGTAGATGCCGATGTGAACTATAAGATCGCCAAAGAATTTACCAGTACGGTAAAAGAGAAAGCGCTGGGGCAGGATGTATTAAAGACGCTGAAGCCAGGACAGTTAATGATCAAACTGGTCAAGGATGAGCTAACCGAGTTGATGGGTGGCGAAGCGGCCGGTATTAATCTGTCGGGAGAACCTTCGGTGATCCTCATGTCTGGTTTGCAGGGTAGTGGTAAGACTACTTTCTCCGGAAAACTGGCCAATTACCTGAAACGTAAGAAAACCAAAAAACCATTGCTGGTAGCCTGTGATGTATATCGTCCTGCGGCGATCAACCAGCTTCATGTAGTTGGAGAGCAGGTTGGTGTGGAAGTTTTTTCAGATGAAGGAAACCAGGATCCGGTTGCTATTTCTGAAGCAGCGATCAAATATGCCAAAGAGAACGGTCATAATGTAGTAATCATCGATACCGCCGGTCGTCTGGCTGTTGATGAGGCGATGATGACCGAAATATCAAATATCAAGCGAGCCATCAATCCACAGGAAACACTTTTTGTAGTCGATTCCATGACTGGTCAGGATGCCGTGAATACTGCAAAGACTTTCAATGAAAGATTGAATTTTGACGGGGTGATCCTTACCAAACTGGATGGTGATACTCGCGGTGGTGCGGCGATCTCGATCAAATCGGTCGTAAACAAGCCCATCAAATTCATCGGTACAGGAGAAAAGATGGATGCGATGGATGTGTTCTATCCTTCGCGTATGGCCGACAGGATTCTTGGGATGGGGGATGTGGTCTCCCTGGTGGAACGTGCCCAGGAACAATATGACGAGGAAGAAGCGCGAAAACTTCAGAAGAAGATCGCGAAAAATAAATTCGGTTTTGATGATTTCCTGAATCAGCTTCAGCAGATCAAGAAAATGGGATCTATGAAAGATCTTTTAGGAATGATTCCCGGAGCCGGGAAAATGTTGAAAGATGTGGATATTGATGATGATGCTTTCAAAGGTATTGAAGCTATCATCCATTCCATGACCCCAGCAGAAAGAAGTGAGCCGAAGATCATCAATTCCACCAGAAAGAAACGAATCGCAAAAGGTTCGGGAACCTCTGTGCAGGAAGTGAACCAGCTGCTGAAACAGTTCAACCAGATGGGGAAAATGATGAAAATGATGCAGGGTGGCGGTGGCCGTAAAATGATGCAAATGATGAAGGGGATGAAATAA
- a CDS encoding response regulator, translating into MYRVLIADHHPIIYEGVKCVLRNNPALQVTSRVGSGTQLFSQLEKDAPDVLIVELDLPQINGINAIRRIKQEYPEVKTLIFSSHPEEMYALSAIKAGAAGYISKHTDSETLEKAIYQVARGGIYLNRKITEKLNSGISRGKSLITKFKKLSTRESEVLNLLSSGKRNKDIAEALDINEKTVSTYKTRLLKKLKVDNVADLITQSRLLQLNVT; encoded by the coding sequence ATGTACCGAGTATTAATCGCAGATCATCATCCCATAATCTACGAAGGAGTTAAATGCGTATTAAGGAACAACCCGGCTTTGCAAGTTACCTCAAGAGTTGGCAGTGGGACACAGCTATTCAGCCAGTTAGAGAAAGATGCACCAGATGTTCTAATTGTGGAGCTCGATCTTCCGCAAATTAATGGGATCAACGCCATTAGACGCATTAAACAGGAATACCCTGAAGTTAAAACATTGATTTTCAGCTCGCATCCCGAGGAAATGTATGCTTTGAGTGCCATTAAAGCTGGTGCTGCCGGCTACATCTCCAAACATACCGATAGCGAGACGCTGGAAAAAGCCATTTACCAGGTAGCCCGAGGTGGTATTTACCTGAACAGGAAGATCACCGAAAAACTGAATTCCGGGATTTCCCGAGGTAAGAGTTTGATTACAAAATTCAAAAAGCTTTCTACCAGGGAATCTGAAGTGCTGAACCTGTTATCCTCCGGAAAAAGGAATAAAGATATCGCAGAAGCTTTAGATATCAATGAAAAGACGGTAAGCACCTATAAAACACGGCTACTGAAAAAATTGAAGGTAGATAACGTGGCAGACCTGATCACACAGAGCAGGCTCTTACAGCTGAATGTTACGTAA